The Streptomyces halobius genomic interval AGAATGCAACAAAATATTCCTTCGGCACGCTGAGGCGTTAGGGTTCCGCGCGGGCCACCCCACCTTCCAAGGGGACCGGTACATCGATCCGAACTCATCCGTCGCGGGAAGTCCAGGTGAATCACCTACTGGAGGCACACGCCTTCGGGCCGTCGTATGTCCTGGCCGGCCTTGATGCTCATGCCCGTCTTGATCACAAGGCCCATCTGGCAGCCCATGGCAGGATTCCGTCCCTGGATGTGGGCGAACTTCTCTCGCTCAGCCTGAGCATCGGCCTACGGGAGCGGGATCACCGGTGCTTGCGCTTCGCCGACGAGCTCCAGTGTGTCCTGGATTCGGCCGCTCATGTGGGCCGTACGTCGGTCGTGGTCTGCGGCGATGCCGACGAGCTGGGCGGCGCCAAAGACCGCACGCTGTTGCAGCGCACACCGCACCTGGTCCTGGACGGCGCCCTCCTGGCCGCAACGGCGATCGGCGCGCAAGACATCGTCGTCACCTCGGACTCGGCGGACGCGCGCTGCGCGGTTCGTACCGCGATTGCTGAGCGGACGTCGAGGGACAAGAAGATACGCGTGTCCTCTTCACCACCTGAGACCTTTGATGCCGCGCTTGATGCCGCGACGTATGGCGATGGGCTACGGCTGGAAAGGAGCGGTACCCCCACCCTCGTTACCAATACCGAGACCCTGGCCCAACTGGCAGTGGCGGCTCGGAGAGGGGCCTGTGCTTTTGGGTCAACCGGATTGCCGTCGGAACCGGGCACCATGTTGCTGGATTTCGCGCACACGTGGATAGTGGAAACCCCCACGGGGGTGCCGCTGCGATACCTTTTGCAGTTCTGTGCCCTGAGCGCTGGGCAGGGTGTGCTCGTTGGCGGTTATGGCGGCAAGTGGCTCCCCCCGGAAGTCGCATCCCACATTATGGTTTCCCGGGACTCCCTTGTGGGCCACGGCGCGGGATTTGGCGACGGCACGATCCTGACCATGCCGGAATCCACATGCCCATTGGGGGAAGTCGGTCGGGTGGCCGACTGGCTGGCGAAGAAGCAGGCGCAGTGCTGCACCTGTTGCGCGCGAGAAGTCACCCATATGGTGTGGGCCCTCAACAGACTGGTGACAGTGGGCGGGCAGGCACCACTTGATCTCGTCGACCACTCGCTGGCGATGCTCGACACGCCTGCCGCGTGTTCACATGCCCGGCGCGTAGGGCAGTTCGTCGATTCAGCGATCACGGTGTTCTCGGGCGATCTCGCCGCCCACCTCCACGGTGCTGGTTGCGGCAGGCCCATTCGTGGTCATCTGCCCGTCACCGCCCCGGAATCCCGGAGCCGGCAGTGGCTTCTCGTGGATCGCGCACGATGTGTCGGCAGCGGAAGGTGCGCTCGGGCCCTTTCGCGATCCGTCACGCTGGAGCCGGACGGCTATCCCGCGGGCGTTCCCGTCGACGTGCATCCCCAGGAGCGAGACGAGGCGGCGAACGCCGTCAGGCGGTGTCCCACCGGAGCGTTGCGGCTGGTTTCCCCGCTCAGGGGCGAGTACCCGCTCAGGGGCGCGTAGCGTCCCCGTCCACGGGCGGGTAGCTTTCCGACGGATAGGACACGCCGTCCTGGAGAGGTCCTCGGAC includes:
- a CDS encoding NADH-quinone oxidoreductase subunit NuoF family protein; the encoded protein is MNHLLEAHAFGPSYVLAGLDAHARLDHKAHLAAHGRIPSLDVGELLSLSLSIGLRERDHRCLRFADELQCVLDSAAHVGRTSVVVCGDADELGGAKDRTLLQRTPHLVLDGALLAATAIGAQDIVVTSDSADARCAVRTAIAERTSRDKKIRVSSSPPETFDAALDAATYGDGLRLERSGTPTLVTNTETLAQLAVAARRGACAFGSTGLPSEPGTMLLDFAHTWIVETPTGVPLRYLLQFCALSAGQGVLVGGYGGKWLPPEVASHIMVSRDSLVGHGAGFGDGTILTMPESTCPLGEVGRVADWLAKKQAQCCTCCAREVTHMVWALNRLVTVGGQAPLDLVDHSLAMLDTPAACSHARRVGQFVDSAITVFSGDLAAHLHGAGCGRPIRGHLPVTAPESRSRQWLLVDRARCVGSGRCARALSRSVTLEPDGYPAGVPVDVHPQERDEAANAVRRCPTGALRLVSPLRGEYPLRGA